The Engystomops pustulosus chromosome 3, aEngPut4.maternal, whole genome shotgun sequence region attccaCCTTTTGCTGACCTCATCTCTGCACTTTATACCGTCTTGCACTTTATAgtattgaagctttattcatTGTAGCACTTTATTCTTTACATTCTCAGTTCTTAAACCCTATGCCTAGTGTATATTTATAGGCTGTCATATTCGTGTGTCATTTTTATCCGTATTACTGTTGATGCATTTTTATAGCACCTGCACTTTATCATGCTCCACATATCCAAATTACATTGGACCATTTTCatgttttttgcacctttttttcatATAGGCATGGGTTGACCACTGGCCATTTTATCTTATTGATACATCTTTTGGTCCACGTTTATATCACTCCTTGATCTAATCTACCCTTGGTGGCCGTCTTGGTCCTCTCTTTACAATTATGCGCCTGGTTTCATACTTACCTGGTATTCTGCGACACTTTTCTGCGCGTGCGACACTTTTCCAGCAAGACCGAAATCTCGCGACACTGTGGAAATCCCGCGCATGCGCACTGGGCAATCGCGCAATGTAGTGAGCCGGACCGTTTTACTTGTGTGTGCGGCTCCTTTCCGGTCCGGACATTCACTGCACTCAGGTACTTTCATAATTCAGGTGTGTACAAACAACTTCATTGGTCCGCTTCCCCTTTTTACACCCATGAGTCCCTCTTCTCCTACAttccccttgataaagcgctcatagcgaaacacgtgtcggggcaacttcccatgtgtgatctgatttggtatggtatttgttttCCACTTTCCTTTTGTCATTTTTTCCTGCAGGATTGTCTGTGCATCTATTCTAACCCCATTGTCTTATGCATGTTTACTTGGGGCTATGCTATATGACAAACttattacctacccatatacatagacataattatttattgtaccacacatggcttttaacccattgtagttcatctattgtgtgtcttgattatttgtatgttactaataaagatggtaattttttaaatttattctttGTAAGGGTTACATCACTTTTTGGTCAAACTATTAGTGTTTTATTATGTGCGTGGAAAAGACCATTCATAAGGAGTTGCAACTCCACGTGAAGTACAGAATGACATTAACCCCTAAATAATCTACGAGGTTAGTAGCTTGATTTATACCAACCACATCTATGTACGAGTTTACACAATTAGATGCCATGTAACCTACCAGTGATATTTAATTGGATCAACAGTTACTCACAGTACACTATCCATATGTGTGAGAATATATTCTTATGCATATCAAATAAACTTTGTTTAAAGCACTCAAACACTTCTCTTTAAATCCAGATATGttttatatagtatttttttaaaaattacttcaTTAGCAATTCTGCTttgtttataaaaagaaaaaaatacagctACTTCCTCCCATAGATATCCATATTCCaggctgtacagtgtgtgtctatggaggctaaaAGAACTCACATGTAATCTACCTGTATTTGATTAAATATCTCTGGGAAGGGAGGATTAACCACTTTCAACTTGATCTTTAAAAatactgctcatagcatactatagCCAGGAAGAGAGTAAGTAGGGTTAATTCTCACAGCTGTGtaataaacaggagaggagagacccCTCATTAATCCTGCAGACATATTTGCAATAGCAACATAGGAGTTGCATTGTAACTAAGGAGCACTTTGCAGAcgatttctttacaaactaaggctacattcacatggacatgCCAGCTAGGCATACATCCGGCATGCTGGAGAGGCAAGGCGCACAGCtgtgcacacggggaaagatagaacatgtcctatctttttcccccgTGTACGGAGGGgtaccattgccgtctatggggacgtatgtacggccgtaaGCTTGTGGCCGCACATACACTGTCGTGTTAATGTAGCCCAAGCAGAATTCCTTAATGAAGTATAGAAGAAAAAAGTTCACATCACTCTCTGCaacacacacaatatcaaaaatcatctaaaAATATGATTATTCTTTAATGGTATGAATATATATTGAAGCTCAAAAACCACACACACCCAAATTAATCAGCATTATCATTTACTTATTTGCAAGAGAAAAATGAAATTCAGAGCATTTCCTAGTGCTTAATGTCTTATTGACCTTGATTATTAAATCATTAAATTTAAAAGGCAGCCATATTGTCCACCAGGACAGAAAATTAATTCTTGAACACATAAAATAAGTAGCATGGTAATTGCACATAATATGTTTACAGACTGGTGAAAAAAATACTGGATTTGATTAAGGCATCATAATACAcgagaattataaaaaaaaaaaaaaaaaaaaaaaaaaaagtagtaataGAACAATACAAAATGTAAATGCACCATATTAGTTAGGTTGTTCCACTAACACATGCCATCTGCCAGGGCACAGATCCTTCGGGGGTCATAAAATAATCAGCAAACAGATCCCGGACATCTAATCCAGAATCATGAGTGGTTGAGGTCTGCCAGTTGATGGCTGTGCCAAGAGAAGGTATGCTGGTTTCAGCACCCACATCAGGACCATCATGGTCTAGAACATAGTTGTGAAGGACACTGCATGCCTTGACAACTGCATCCACTGTGGCTACATCCAATTGTATTGAAGTGCCAAGGATCTTCCACTTTTTAATCATTATCCCAAAGGTGCACTCAATGTATCTCCGTGCCCGACTAAGGCGATAATTAAATACTCTCCTCCGCGTGTCCAAGCCTTTTCTTGGGAATGGGCGCAGCTGGCAGGGTGTCACATTGAAAGCTTCATCAGAAACCATGACAAAGGGCAAAGTTTGTGTTGTACCCGGAAGAGGCCTTGGTGGTGGCAGCGAATTCTCCTCATGCAGCAACTTTTGCTTTATCAGTGATGCCTCCATCACCCTGGAATCTCCTGAACTATCGTAGGCACCAACGTCCATGGCAAGAAACCTGTATTTTGTGTCTGCCACGGCTATTAAAATCACTGAAAAGAACTTTTTATTATTGAAGCTTTTGGATCCTGAGTGCGGTGGTTGGTGCACACGGAAATGAATTCCATCAACCGCCCCTATGCAGTTGGGAAAAGAGGCTGCACTTTCAAAACCCTCTGCAATCTGCAGCCACGTTTCTTGAGTGGGAGCAGGCATCACTGCAAGCCGTAAATTCTGAAAGAGCAGCTCACAAGTGGTCCTGACTATCCCGGAGATTGTCGATTTCCCTACATGGAAGAGCTGATGGAGTGAAGAGTAGGTCTCACCAGTTGATAGGAacctaaaaatgaaaataaataaataaatatgaaatgttattaaagggaacctgtcagcagaagttAATCTAATGAGCCAATAGTACTTTAGCAGGCAGGTTAGCCCCTTCCAAATTATGCCAAGCTCTCTCCTGCCTCAAAACATCCACTCCAATGTCATTCTGTCCTTCACAAGTGCTGGCTGCTCATGTCCctggatgctggggggggggggggatgcgttCTGTATAATAAGAGGACCGTGACTTCATAAAGACTTCAGAGCTGAGCTCTCTTAATAAAACAATATTGGTATTGGTGTGTTGGCTAGGAAGCCGATGATTGTGGGACCATATACAGTTGTATAGAGAATGACAAATTACACCAAACTCTTAACGAAAGGGAATTGGTCGGTAGGTGGCTTCAATGGAGATCCATGtactatacctttgtgtatgttagcagaagaaggactgtgaaaaatgcatttctattccaagactgtagctggacttgtCTAAAAACAATATGCGTCTCAGCCAAGCTCCAGGCAGTGGGTTTTTGATCCTTTATTGTTGCATGAAGGAAGTACAAAACCCACTTGTGGGGGGGCAAAAACAGCTTACGCGATTCGGACGGATTTACCGTCCTTAATCATAGCTGGACTTGTCTACACTAATGTATCAGATCTCTTCACCGAACACAGCACCCTCCCCTGAATACCTCTGCAGTATTCAAACTAAAGCcagctacagcagtgactcatagTATAACATACATTCTTTGTCACGCAGATAAGAATTGTATCTTGATACATAAAACCTTATAATTTAAAGAGGGTGGACTTTTTTTCCCATGACTTAACGTGGTCATGGCCATATGAAACAAACAGACAAAAGCTATGAAATTACCGTAGAGTAATGAGCAGCCGCTGCTCAGGACTGATGCACCTTCTCAGTAGAGTTTGCTGCATAGTAAGCTGTGGTCTTAGGAGATCAAGCAATCCATCAAATGCAGATGTGGACATTTGAATGAACTCTTGAAATTTCTCGGGACACctgcaaaaaaagaagaaaaaaaaattcataatatcATAATACACTACCAATTAAACCCCTCGggactattttggcctttaggacgcggtcccatttttcaaatctgccctgtgtcactgtaagtgcttatagctttggaacgcaataagatatccaagggattttgagattgtacttcaaattagtttaaaaatttggaggaaatcttttgtgtttagttatgaaaaaaaaaaaactaaatttggtaaaaattttgaaaaattctttacttttgatgcagatagtcatagcacccaaattacttacatttcccaaacgtctgctttatgttggatattttttttttttactagaatgttatgaggctccgaatttggctgctattttttaaattccgaaaatcagcaaaacctgtatttagatggttctgctcaacttgtaattgaccccattatggaaaatacacccctcaacgtatgaaaagcacttttgaaaattttttttagaaCCCTTTCAAATGTATTatagggtttttaaaaaaatggagttgccgtctacaaattgtaatatttttgacaatacactcagtttgggtggaaaatgaaacatttccaatggattaaatgaaaaaaggctccacaaagtttgatacacaatttctcctgagtacaccgatataattttttttctttt contains the following coding sequences:
- the LOC140121752 gene encoding uncharacterized protein isoform X3 — encoded protein: MEVVSHRPSLARNLVRGRRRTPKTYCLEKWTPGDSVGGTATVRMDHNENTSRMEHNVNTVIVGDDGNTSLPPVRLPSVHMALLVLLARRRKLRRQEAARQKRLWIHPEIRMKQEKGHFAMLYADLRRCPEKFQEFIQMSTSAFDGLLDLLRPQLTMQQTLLRRCISPEQRLLITLRFLSTGETYSSLHQLFHVGKSTISGIVRTTCELLFQNLRLAVMPAPTQETWLQIAEGFESAASFPNCIGAVDGIHFRVHQPPHSGSKSFNNKKFFSVILIAVADTKYRFLAMDVGAYDSSGDSRVMEASLIKQKLLHEENSLPPPRPLPGTTQTLPFVMVSDEAFNVTPCQLRPFPRKGLDTRRRVFNYRLSRARRYIECTFGIMIKKWKILGTSIQLDVATVDAVVKACSVLHNYVLDHDGPDVGAETSIPSLGTAINWQTSTTHDSGLDVRDLFADYFMTPEGSVPWQMACVSGTT
- the LOC140121752 gene encoding uncharacterized protein isoform X4; translation: MKRSHRPSLARNLVRGRRRTPKTYCLEKWTPGDSVGGTATVRMDHNENTSRMEHNVNTVIVGDDGNTSLPPVRLPSVHMALLVLLARRRKLRRQEAARQKRLWIHPEIRMKQEKGHFAMLYADLRRCPEKFQEFIQMSTSAFDGLLDLLRPQLTMQQTLLRRCISPEQRLLITLRFLSTGETYSSLHQLFHVGKSTISGIVRTTCELLFQNLRLAVMPAPTQETWLQIAEGFESAASFPNCIGAVDGIHFRVHQPPHSGSKSFNNKKFFSVILIAVADTKYRFLAMDVGAYDSSGDSRVMEASLIKQKLLHEENSLPPPRPLPGTTQTLPFVMVSDEAFNVTPCQLRPFPRKGLDTRRRVFNYRLSRARRYIECTFGIMIKKWKILGTSIQLDVATVDAVVKACSVLHNYVLDHDGPDVGAETSIPSLGTAINWQTSTTHDSGLDVRDLFADYFMTPEGSVPWQMACVSGTT
- the LOC140121752 gene encoding uncharacterized protein isoform X6: MDHNENTSRMEHNVNTVIVGDDGNTSLPPVRLPSVHMALLVLLARRRKLRRQEAARQKRLWIHPEIRMKQEKGHFAMLYADLRRCPEKFQEFIQMSTSAFDGLLDLLRPQLTMQQTLLRRCISPEQRLLITLRFLSTGETYSSLHQLFHVGKSTISGIVRTTCELLFQNLRLAVMPAPTQETWLQIAEGFESAASFPNCIGAVDGIHFRVHQPPHSGSKSFNNKKFFSVILIAVADTKYRFLAMDVGAYDSSGDSRVMEASLIKQKLLHEENSLPPPRPLPGTTQTLPFVMVSDEAFNVTPCQLRPFPRKGLDTRRRVFNYRLSRARRYIECTFGIMIKKWKILGTSIQLDVATVDAVVKACSVLHNYVLDHDGPDVGAETSIPSLGTAINWQTSTTHDSGLDVRDLFADYFMTPEGSVPWQMACVSGTT
- the LOC140121752 gene encoding uncharacterized protein isoform X1 → MEVVRSHRPSLARNLVRGRRRTPKTYCLEKWTPGDSVGGTATVRMDHNENTSRMEHNVNTVIVGDDGNTSLPPVRLPSVHMALLVLLARRRKLRRQEAARQKRLWIHPEIRMKQEKGHFAMLYADLRRCPEKFQEFIQMSTSAFDGLLDLLRPQLTMQQTLLRRCISPEQRLLITLRFLSTGETYSSLHQLFHVGKSTISGIVRTTCELLFQNLRLAVMPAPTQETWLQIAEGFESAASFPNCIGAVDGIHFRVHQPPHSGSKSFNNKKFFSVILIAVADTKYRFLAMDVGAYDSSGDSRVMEASLIKQKLLHEENSLPPPRPLPGTTQTLPFVMVSDEAFNVTPCQLRPFPRKGLDTRRRVFNYRLSRARRYIECTFGIMIKKWKILGTSIQLDVATVDAVVKACSVLHNYVLDHDGPDVGAETSIPSLGTAINWQTSTTHDSGLDVRDLFADYFMTPEGSVPWQMACVSGTT
- the LOC140121752 gene encoding uncharacterized protein isoform X5, which gives rise to MKRTATVRMDHNENTSRMEHNVNTVIVGDDGNTSLPPVRLPSVHMALLVLLARRRKLRRQEAARQKRLWIHPEIRMKQEKGHFAMLYADLRRCPEKFQEFIQMSTSAFDGLLDLLRPQLTMQQTLLRRCISPEQRLLITLRFLSTGETYSSLHQLFHVGKSTISGIVRTTCELLFQNLRLAVMPAPTQETWLQIAEGFESAASFPNCIGAVDGIHFRVHQPPHSGSKSFNNKKFFSVILIAVADTKYRFLAMDVGAYDSSGDSRVMEASLIKQKLLHEENSLPPPRPLPGTTQTLPFVMVSDEAFNVTPCQLRPFPRKGLDTRRRVFNYRLSRARRYIECTFGIMIKKWKILGTSIQLDVATVDAVVKACSVLHNYVLDHDGPDVGAETSIPSLGTAINWQTSTTHDSGLDVRDLFADYFMTPEGSVPWQMACVSGTT
- the LOC140121752 gene encoding uncharacterized protein isoform X2; protein product: MKRRSHRPSLARNLVRGRRRTPKTYCLEKWTPGDSVGGTATVRMDHNENTSRMEHNVNTVIVGDDGNTSLPPVRLPSVHMALLVLLARRRKLRRQEAARQKRLWIHPEIRMKQEKGHFAMLYADLRRCPEKFQEFIQMSTSAFDGLLDLLRPQLTMQQTLLRRCISPEQRLLITLRFLSTGETYSSLHQLFHVGKSTISGIVRTTCELLFQNLRLAVMPAPTQETWLQIAEGFESAASFPNCIGAVDGIHFRVHQPPHSGSKSFNNKKFFSVILIAVADTKYRFLAMDVGAYDSSGDSRVMEASLIKQKLLHEENSLPPPRPLPGTTQTLPFVMVSDEAFNVTPCQLRPFPRKGLDTRRRVFNYRLSRARRYIECTFGIMIKKWKILGTSIQLDVATVDAVVKACSVLHNYVLDHDGPDVGAETSIPSLGTAINWQTSTTHDSGLDVRDLFADYFMTPEGSVPWQMACVSGTT